A region from the Drosophila bipectinata strain 14024-0381.07 chromosome 3R, DbipHiC1v2, whole genome shotgun sequence genome encodes:
- the sals gene encoding glutamic acid-rich protein isoform X4 → MMKEVESGKKLRHVACNDRSQPILTCKSMTKVDDKFIYETEKDNSHNKLLKQIQGGIRLKPTKTNDRSKPILDGLRKFRRQMTIEEQLQKSQSKVNMLSEAPSSHALGPASATALGAGSSRPSIVSAMSIDEESPDELDDIDKIRDDLQSTKQMLSLELRNREAQERENKKLLAKIRTLETELEREKSREKNLEYGSNVIVATMDPTPTAEQSYVNSLKREVEDARKVSKEVEQNYKSTSEQLVEAKTEIEEQRRQIQLLERKLAAALQGYATPSTNRPHISNCFAYDDDDDDCFYYDHGRHGTHQGGGSLDGSRRPSDANFGRDSSPELEPEVSESDPDEPEEKKTERRERRMGKEVKVLRSKLTKLKVKEEAAKKEKDALKQAMKKNHVILKEENKKFKKLEKEVQKMAASMKLDEDELDGEEKDDEEKDDDEEEAESEEEEESEEESEESESEASEAETGSESEPEDAANSAKKANLEPRVKKHESRFAAMKKCNVLHQANVDNLQDQIVQVRSRATNLQDELDAVIADLGF, encoded by the exons ATGATGAAGGAGGTGGAAAGCGGCAAGAAGCTGCGCCATGTGGCCTGCAACGACAG ATCTCAGCCCATCCTGACATGCAAGTCTATGACGAAGGTGGACGACAAGTTTATCTACGAAACGGAGAAGGACAACTCGCACAACAAGCTCCTCAAGCAGATCCAGGGTGGCATAAGGCTGAAGCCCACGAAGACCAACGATCGCAGCAAGCCCATCCTAGACGGTCTGCGCAAGTTCCGCCGCCAGATGACCATCGAGGAGCAGCTACAGAAGTCCCAGTCGAAGGTCAACATGCTGAGCGAGGCGCCCAGCAGCCACGCCCTGGGCCCGGCTAGTGCCACGGCTCTGGGCGCGGGCAGTTCCCGGCCCAGCATCGTCTCTGCGATGTCCATCGACGAGGAGAGTCCCGACGAACTGGACGACATTGACAAGATTCGCGACGACCTGCAGAGCACCAAGCAGATGCTCTCCCTGGAACTGCGCAATCGGGAGGCCCAGGAGCGAGAGAACAAGAAACTGCTGGCCAAGATCCGCACCCTGGAAACGGAACTGGAGCGTGAAAAGTCGCGCGAAAAGAACCTGGAGTACGGATCGAATGTTATTGTGGCCACCATGGATCCCACACCCACGGCCGAGCAGTCCTACGTTAACTCGCTGAAGCGTGAAGTGGAGGACGCCCGCAAGGTGTCCAAGGAAGTGGAACAGAACTACAAGAGTACCAGCGAGCAGCTGGTGGAGGCCAAGACCGAAATCGAGGAGCAGCGCCGCCAGATCCAGCTGCTCGAGCGCAAGCTGGCAGCTGCCCTCCAG GGCTACGCGACACCAAGCACTAACAGACCGCACATTAGTAATTGCTTTGCTTacgacgatgacgacgacgactgCTTCTACTACGACCATGGTCGGCACGGCACGCACCAG GGCGGCGGATCACTGGACGGATCTCGGCGACCCAGCGATGCCAACTTCGGACGCGATAGCTCACCGGAACTGGAACCGGAGGTCAGTGAGAGCGATCCAGATGAGCCAGAGGAGAAGAAGACGGAACGTCGGGAACGACGCATGGGCAAGGAAGTGAAGGTACTACGCAGCAAACTCACCAAGCTAAAGGTCAAGGAAGAGGCCGCCAAGAAGGAGAAGGACGCCCTCAAGCAGGCCATGAAGAAGAACCATGTTATCCTCAA AGAGGAGAACAAGAAGTTCAAGAAGCTGGAGAAGGAGGTGCAGAAGATGGCCGCCTCGATGAAGCTGGACGAAGACGAGCTGGACGGCGAGGAGAAGGACGACGAGGAAaaggacgacgacgaggaggaaGCCGAgagcgaggaggaggaggaatcCGAGGAGGAGTCCGAAGAGTCAGAGTCCGAGGCGAGTGAGGCGGAGACGGGCAGCGAATCCGAGCCAGAG GACGCAGCAAACTCCGCCAAGAAGGCGAATCTGGAGCCTCGCGTGAAGAAGCACGAAAGCCGGTTTGCGGCGATGAAAAAATGCAATGTGCTGCACCAAGCCAATGTCGACAATTTGCAGGACCAAATTGTGCAGGTGCGATCGCGGGCCACAAATCTGCAGGACGAGCTGGACGCGGTTATCGCCGATCTGGGTTTCTAA